The Tistrella mobilis genomic sequence GGGCCATGGCTGACCCGCTTCTGCGCATCGAGGCGCTTCATTCGGGCTATGGCGATGCCGCGGTGCTCCACGGCATCGACCTGGCCATCGCCGAGGGCTCGGCCGTGGCGCTGCTGGGCCGCAACGGCGCCGGCAAATCCACCCTGCTGAAGACCATCCTGAACGCCGGGCCGCGAGTGACCGGCGGCCGCATCACCCTGGACGGCCGGGATGTGGGACCGCTCGGCCCCGATGCCCGCGCCCGGGCCGGGCTGATGCTGGTGCCCGAAGACCGCCGGATCTTCCCGCATATCACGGTGGCCGAGAATATCGCACTGGGCGCCCATGCCGCCCGCCCGGGCGTGAAGCCGATGACCATGGACGAGATCTGGGCGCTGTTCCCGGCGCTGGTGCCCTTCGCGGCCCGCGCCGGCTATGCGCTCTCGGGCGGGCAGCAGCAGATGGTGGCGGTGGCCCGCGGCGTGATCGCCCGGCCGCGCCTGCTGCTGCTGGACGA encodes the following:
- a CDS encoding ABC transporter ATP-binding protein, with the translated sequence MADPLLRIEALHSGYGDAAVLHGIDLAIAEGSAVALLGRNGAGKSTLLKTILNAGPRVTGGRITLDGRDVGPLGPDARARAGLMLVPEDRRIFPHITVAENIALGAHAARPGVKPMTMDEIWALFPALVPFAARAGYALSGGQQQMVAVARGVIARPRLLLLDEPVEGLAPVIVDQMAAEIRRLHRDHGLTVLVTEQNLAFARAVTDQVHLIDSGQLVYSGSWHEFDADPSLKSRYLAV